From Desulfurispira natronophila, a single genomic window includes:
- a CDS encoding chemotaxis protein CheV — protein sequence MNDLNEEKQGILLESGTNELEIIEFQLRKQMPDGKEKIAHYGINVAKVREIIKVPETTEYPNSHPSVVGIFNLRDRLIPLVDLGHWLKVPTPEDPEVKRVIVTEFNRMFNGFLVDSVSRIYRISWENVESPSQFLESRETDCVVAVVRMENRLIMILDFEKIISDINPEQSMERYDVSLDKKIVQDEQMVSRRQSKTIMVVDDSAFIRKLIETTLRTAGYNVIVCQDGGEAFDMLMEFEQTAKSESQPIREMVSLLVSDVEMPRMDGMHLLKRLRERDDYKTLPILMFSSIMSDENRRKALELGANDTITKPEIGKLVELVDQYVFS from the coding sequence ATGAATGACCTGAATGAAGAAAAACAGGGGATACTGCTGGAAAGTGGCACAAACGAACTGGAAATCATCGAGTTTCAGTTGCGTAAGCAAATGCCTGACGGCAAAGAAAAAATTGCCCACTATGGAATTAACGTTGCCAAAGTGCGGGAAATCATCAAAGTGCCAGAGACAACTGAATATCCCAACTCTCACCCCAGCGTGGTGGGAATCTTTAACCTTCGTGATCGCCTGATCCCCCTAGTAGACCTGGGACACTGGCTCAAGGTACCCACACCAGAGGACCCAGAAGTCAAGCGAGTTATTGTTACGGAATTCAACCGTATGTTTAACGGGTTTCTCGTGGACTCTGTCAGCCGTATCTACCGGATCTCATGGGAAAATGTCGAGTCCCCCAGCCAGTTCCTGGAAAGCCGCGAGACTGACTGCGTAGTCGCCGTTGTTCGCATGGAAAATCGCCTCATCATGATCCTGGATTTTGAAAAAATTATCTCAGACATTAATCCAGAGCAAAGTATGGAGCGCTATGATGTTTCCCTGGACAAAAAAATCGTCCAGGACGAGCAGATGGTGTCCCGTCGCCAGTCAAAAACCATAATGGTCGTAGACGACTCAGCTTTTATCCGCAAACTTATAGAAACGACCCTGCGCACCGCCGGCTACAATGTCATAGTATGTCAGGATGGCGGTGAGGCATTTGACATGTTGATGGAGTTTGAACAAACTGCCAAGTCTGAATCCCAACCCATAAGGGAAATGGTAAGCCTGCTGGTTTCCGATGTGGAAATGCCCCGCATGGATGGCATGCACCTTTTAAAGCGCTTGCGGGAGCGCGATGACTACAAGACCCTGCCCATCTTGATGTTCTCCTCAATCATGAGCGATGAGAACCGGCGCAAAGCTCTGGAGCTTGGTGCGAATGATACTATCACCAAGCCAGAAATCGGGAAACTGGTAGAGCTGGTAGACCAGTACGTTTTTAGCTAA
- a CDS encoding lysophospholipid acyltransferase family protein, with protein sequence MSWRSSNFLERFLVIISRILFFRLNRLDITGMENIPLDAAPRLYVSNHVSFFETMAIPMCVVEQQKQRQLRIAAKEELLRVPLIGAVLKAINTIPVKRKRGAKAYRDILESISRGNSVLIFPEGTRSRDGEIRRANRGLGRLIIEAQVPVVPIRVDGLHRWRLLRFRQQARLVFGEPLKREDLWQPDTKDAPTDRATEQQIADKVMEKIRLL encoded by the coding sequence ATGAGTTGGCGATCAAGCAACTTCCTCGAGAGATTCTTGGTAATCATATCCAGAATACTCTTCTTTCGCCTTAATCGGCTGGATATTACTGGAATGGAGAATATTCCTCTTGATGCTGCCCCACGCCTTTACGTATCCAACCACGTCAGTTTTTTTGAAACAATGGCTATACCCATGTGCGTGGTGGAGCAGCAAAAACAGCGGCAGTTGCGCATAGCTGCCAAAGAAGAGCTCCTGAGGGTCCCGTTGATTGGTGCAGTCCTCAAAGCCATTAACACCATACCCGTCAAGCGAAAGCGGGGTGCCAAAGCATACCGGGATATCCTCGAGAGTATCAGCCGGGGAAACTCCGTGCTTATTTTCCCAGAAGGAACCCGCTCCCGCGACGGAGAGATTCGCCGCGCCAACCGAGGGCTGGGACGCCTGATCATTGAGGCTCAAGTACCAGTAGTTCCTATACGTGTCGACGGCCTGCACCGCTGGAGACTGCTTCGCTTCAGACAACAGGCCCGGTTAGTCTTTGGAGAGCCCCTGAAGCGCGAGGACCTGTGGCAGCCAGACACTAAGGACGCTCCAACGGATCGGGCCACCGAACAGCAAATAGCTGATAAAGTCATGGAAAAAATACGCCTCCTCTGA
- a CDS encoding glutaredoxin domain-containing protein: MQSVTIYTKNSCPFCRKAKALLDSLGVRYEEHEVTFDPALYASIKKRTGMNTVPQVLVGDDCLGGFSEIDALHREGKLLPLIRDEQV; encoded by the coding sequence ATGCAATCGGTTACTATTTACACAAAAAACAGTTGCCCCTTTTGCCGCAAGGCCAAGGCGCTTCTGGATAGCCTTGGTGTTCGTTATGAGGAGCATGAGGTCACTTTTGATCCAGCACTGTATGCCAGCATTAAAAAACGCACTGGCATGAATACAGTGCCTCAGGTTCTTGTTGGTGACGATTGCCTGGGTGGCTTTTCGGAGATTGACGCCTTGCACCGTGAGGGTAAACTTCTTCCCCTTATCCGTGACGAGCAAGTCTGA
- a CDS encoding SH3 domain-containing protein, with amino-acid sequence MKRRILTVICILFLSTSPLLANTYISVVGDRVNLRAEPSTNADILWTLGRYFPLQVERKQGNWYRVEDFEGDRGWIHNSVANTSNRGVIVVRNNVNVRSGPSTYHDILFRTTYGVAFRIVKQERNWYEVEHPEGHKGWIRGDMLWGDK; translated from the coding sequence ATGAAAAGACGAATCCTTACAGTAATTTGCATATTGTTTTTAAGCACATCACCACTCCTCGCCAACACCTACATATCCGTCGTTGGCGACCGAGTCAATCTGCGCGCTGAGCCCAGCACCAACGCCGATATTCTCTGGACCCTTGGGCGCTACTTCCCCCTACAGGTAGAGCGCAAGCAGGGGAACTGGTACCGCGTAGAGGATTTCGAGGGAGACCGGGGCTGGATTCACAACAGTGTAGCCAACACCTCTAACCGTGGGGTGATTGTCGTGCGCAACAATGTCAATGTACGTAGCGGACCCTCTACCTATCACGACATTCTCTTTCGCACTACCTATGGGGTTGCCTTTCGCATAGTGAAGCAGGAGCGAAACTGGTATGAGGTCGAGCACCCTGAGGGCCACAAGGGCTGGATACGGGGTGACATGCTGTGGGGCGACAAATAA
- a CDS encoding flagellar assembly protein A — protein sequence MTNFHGVSEVYTTSDIPKTLREFARHHDVAERELDFAIVKETDPYISKYRKRVTKSWHVKFFLKKDQKSPHNFVMQVGPSRENPLNYELTVMLQSRADFEDPQILPNLVAEIRKLLALKHVVFGIVKYPVLEDIAQQILKGLQDPSSISDPAMVFTIAYGQERKAGRDSRVTFHFETYNAAGQVDEKGTIDYGKKNFAQYVDEEQLILTYFRALKGKPGISPSGEMHDQYQGKDHVPFPFHSVSRHLRLVDRPDRIEVYARKKGYFKVDNNGNADITEEVYVDGAVDLAVTGDIYFTEERQDVIIDHAGVHKDAVGAGRTVQGKNINIRGNISSNAKLDGETVSIEGTIHRSATIHAEEKVTLTLGSGNVKAPLVEVDSFQQGTIEARKVIVKSYILNAKIYCEELEHSGDMRAVEVYATGPVLRLGRLLGEDNIITIDPTKVPAIKEKLDAMSEEIESSRNELAELSKQARRISSELQRDRSRIEGATRMLKESKAKKMPPPSTSIKILQDVRNKKQELEQIVLDTEKRKKQQASAEKKYEELVKISQNAQIHIQSVAAGNRVNFYGVTETKNLNRFDVPVTITTDDSHQKIKIQR from the coding sequence ATGACCAATTTCCACGGAGTATCAGAGGTTTACACCACCAGTGATATACCCAAAACCCTCCGGGAATTTGCCCGTCATCACGATGTAGCCGAGCGAGAGCTGGATTTTGCCATCGTCAAGGAAACAGATCCTTACATAAGTAAGTATCGCAAAAGGGTTACCAAATCCTGGCACGTTAAATTCTTCCTCAAAAAAGATCAAAAATCTCCCCACAACTTTGTCATGCAGGTGGGTCCCAGCCGGGAGAACCCGCTAAATTATGAACTGACGGTTATGCTGCAAAGCCGCGCAGACTTTGAAGACCCCCAGATTCTGCCCAACCTGGTAGCAGAAATTCGCAAGCTGCTAGCCTTGAAGCACGTAGTTTTTGGTATTGTCAAATATCCAGTGCTTGAGGATATTGCCCAACAAATTCTGAAGGGCCTCCAAGATCCCTCATCCATCAGCGATCCTGCCATGGTTTTCACCATAGCCTATGGGCAGGAGCGCAAAGCAGGACGTGACTCACGGGTCACCTTTCACTTTGAAACATATAATGCCGCAGGGCAAGTGGACGAAAAAGGTACCATCGACTACGGAAAAAAGAACTTTGCCCAGTATGTAGATGAAGAACAGCTTATCCTTACCTACTTTCGTGCCCTCAAGGGAAAACCTGGCATCTCTCCTTCGGGAGAAATGCACGACCAGTACCAGGGCAAAGATCATGTTCCCTTTCCCTTCCACTCGGTATCCCGTCACCTGCGTCTCGTAGATCGTCCGGATCGAATTGAGGTGTACGCCCGTAAAAAGGGATACTTCAAAGTAGACAACAATGGCAATGCCGATATTACAGAGGAGGTGTACGTCGACGGTGCCGTTGATCTTGCTGTCACAGGGGATATCTACTTCACTGAGGAGCGCCAGGACGTTATTATAGACCATGCCGGAGTCCACAAGGATGCCGTAGGGGCTGGGCGAACCGTTCAGGGCAAGAATATAAATATTCGGGGCAATATTTCGTCCAACGCCAAGCTTGACGGTGAAACCGTCAGCATCGAAGGCACGATTCACCGTTCCGCTACCATTCACGCCGAAGAAAAGGTGACCCTGACCTTAGGCAGTGGGAACGTCAAGGCTCCACTGGTTGAGGTGGACTCTTTTCAGCAGGGAACCATTGAAGCCCGCAAAGTTATTGTCAAAAGCTACATACTGAATGCCAAGATTTACTGCGAGGAGCTTGAGCACAGCGGCGACATGCGAGCGGTAGAGGTCTATGCCACCGGGCCAGTGCTACGCCTGGGGCGCCTACTGGGTGAAGACAATATCATCACCATCGACCCAACCAAGGTTCCTGCCATCAAGGAAAAACTCGACGCCATGAGCGAGGAAATAGAAAGTAGTCGCAACGAGCTAGCAGAACTCAGCAAGCAGGCACGTCGCATATCTTCTGAATTACAACGGGATCGTTCCCGTATTGAGGGTGCCACTCGCATGCTCAAGGAAAGTAAGGCAAAAAAAATGCCCCCCCCATCCACCAGCATTAAAATCCTGCAGGATGTGCGTAATAAAAAACAGGAGTTAGAGCAAATTGTTCTCGACACTGAGAAGAGAAAAAAACAGCAGGCATCAGCGGAAAAAAAATATGAAGAGCTGGTAAAAATCAGTCAAAACGCTCAGATCCACATACAATCTGTCGCCGCCGGCAACCGCGTCAACTTCTACGGAGTAACCGAAACCAAAAACCTGAACCGTTTTGATGTACCCGTTACCATCACCACGGACGACTCACACCAGAAAATCAAAATTCAGCGCTAG
- a CDS encoding response regulator, with protein sequence MGKVQRYGYHNEFVLEFQTPEDAPEASISYVHSDLSFFAISNDHYLHKILMIALGNYLQEYDHFTLFDFIPYFRQNSRDEITYEHRLLLGVLDRKSQTLRFVNFGLQHILFKDKGGLVFSARENNNTFSSRPTPFRINVYPLQEMQAIFLSSNHNTLAQVQNHFPAVITRKQISELLKPQGDDKSSAEPSGSFVIINCFDEQTRQTFFQAQALNPDIEALAALEADFENKLVEYQVPEQVADNAGLVFHELLLNAFEHGILGMTSSQKQELIRSGEYEDYVEREGKNCQGSITITGEFFDNHMLRVSVEDTGSGFNYHQYLHYTDTHSKMGLFHNRGIRIAQERSDGVFYTEQGRRVHFIMGLQPVLPKPKSQSNTPESEDDPPATAMLSDVSLLYVEDDELTRELYVRLLKRMTKKLYIAVNGQEGLDLFFKFEPDIVLSDIQMPIMNGLDMAKEIRQHNRDVPILLITAFSDKDHILSAIDAGVDRFINKPVQLAKLKSHLEHYARIVHMEQQLQKRLDDEQLRKEEEFFALKDKSRRDEQQQRQAFAKEQLIIHNDAKHIEGISCQVFYRPQDILSGDIYGIFRINSHTNFFYIIDSMGKGLGASVTAILSAAFINQTVANISEDQYHLSHIINSYADYIRNYLLDDEVVSLTMACLNIDRGTMEYASFGMYPILVKDVQANELHEYRTNNLPLMIYSQDISIRSITLPRSFQFLIYSDGLCENDNFSGTELRHNFMHTNNLDALLETFFNATAQDSENYYGSDDTSIIHVSSQDPSSR encoded by the coding sequence ATGGGCAAAGTACAGCGTTACGGCTACCACAATGAGTTCGTGCTGGAGTTCCAAACTCCTGAAGACGCCCCTGAAGCCAGCATCAGCTATGTACACTCGGACCTCTCTTTCTTTGCCATCAGCAATGATCATTATCTGCATAAAATCCTGATGATAGCTCTGGGAAATTACTTGCAGGAATATGATCACTTCACACTTTTTGACTTCATTCCCTACTTTCGCCAGAATTCCAGAGACGAAATCACTTACGAACACCGCTTGCTTCTCGGGGTACTGGACCGTAAAAGCCAGACTCTGCGCTTTGTCAATTTCGGCCTGCAGCACATCCTTTTTAAGGATAAAGGCGGACTAGTATTTAGTGCGCGCGAAAACAACAACACCTTTTCCAGCCGACCAACCCCCTTTCGCATCAATGTCTATCCCCTGCAGGAAATGCAAGCAATCTTTCTCAGCAGCAATCACAACACTTTGGCGCAAGTGCAAAACCACTTTCCAGCTGTGATTACCCGCAAGCAAATATCAGAGCTCCTCAAGCCTCAAGGAGATGACAAGTCTTCAGCAGAGCCGTCGGGATCCTTCGTCATAATAAACTGCTTTGACGAGCAAACCCGACAGACTTTTTTTCAGGCTCAGGCTCTTAACCCTGATATAGAAGCCCTGGCTGCCCTGGAGGCCGACTTTGAAAACAAGCTGGTAGAGTATCAGGTGCCTGAGCAAGTGGCAGACAATGCGGGACTGGTTTTCCATGAGCTCCTTCTCAATGCCTTTGAGCATGGCATACTCGGCATGACATCCAGCCAAAAGCAGGAACTGATCCGCAGTGGCGAATATGAAGACTATGTAGAGCGGGAAGGGAAAAACTGCCAGGGGAGCATAACCATTACCGGCGAGTTTTTCGACAACCACATGCTCCGGGTAAGTGTTGAGGACACCGGCAGTGGCTTCAATTACCATCAGTATTTACACTATACTGACACCCACAGCAAAATGGGCCTCTTCCATAACCGCGGCATCCGCATTGCTCAAGAACGAAGCGATGGCGTGTTCTATACCGAACAGGGTCGTCGGGTGCACTTCATCATGGGCTTGCAACCAGTGTTGCCAAAACCCAAGAGTCAATCCAATACACCTGAGAGTGAGGACGATCCCCCGGCAACCGCCATGCTCAGTGACGTAAGTCTACTCTATGTTGAAGATGACGAACTAACCAGGGAACTCTACGTGCGACTGCTCAAGCGCATGACAAAAAAACTCTACATTGCTGTGAACGGGCAGGAGGGCCTTGATCTCTTTTTCAAGTTTGAGCCGGACATTGTTCTTAGTGATATCCAGATGCCCATCATGAACGGCCTGGATATGGCTAAAGAGATACGCCAACACAACCGGGATGTCCCTATTCTTCTTATCACAGCCTTTTCTGATAAAGATCACATACTGAGTGCCATCGACGCCGGAGTCGACCGCTTTATCAACAAACCAGTGCAACTTGCCAAGCTCAAGAGCCATCTGGAACACTACGCCCGAATCGTACATATGGAGCAGCAACTTCAGAAAAGGCTGGACGATGAACAGCTGCGCAAGGAAGAGGAGTTCTTTGCACTCAAGGATAAAAGCCGTCGTGACGAACAGCAGCAAAGGCAGGCGTTCGCCAAGGAACAGCTGATTATTCACAATGACGCCAAGCACATTGAAGGAATTAGCTGTCAGGTTTTCTATCGCCCCCAGGACATTCTCAGCGGCGACATCTACGGTATCTTCCGCATCAACTCACACACCAATTTTTTCTATATAATAGATAGTATGGGCAAAGGCCTGGGGGCATCTGTTACCGCAATTCTTTCAGCCGCATTTATCAATCAGACGGTTGCCAACATTTCTGAGGACCAGTACCACCTCTCGCATATTATCAACTCTTACGCCGACTATATCCGGAACTACCTGCTGGACGATGAGGTGGTTTCCCTTACCATGGCCTGCCTTAATATCGACCGTGGTACTATGGAGTACGCTTCCTTTGGCATGTATCCCATTCTTGTCAAGGATGTACAGGCCAATGAGCTACACGAATATCGCACCAATAACCTTCCCCTGATGATCTACTCTCAGGACATCTCCATTAGAAGTATTACTCTACCCCGCTCCTTTCAGTTCTTGATTTACTCTGACGGTCTGTGTGAAAATGACAACTTCAGTGGCACTGAGTTACGCCACAACTTCATGCACACGAACAACCTGGATGCACTACTTGAAACTTTTTTCAACGCAACCGCTCAGGACAGTGAAAACTACTATGGCTCTGACGATACCAGCATTATCCACGTCAGCTCTCAGGATCCCTCGTCACGCTGA
- a CDS encoding UbiX family flavin prenyltransferase, with translation MNCNIAVVVTGATGSNLAIKFLQLLQEQEISSDVVFSHQGMANLALEYGYSVAEIPQMDTQELSQVVRQHVPSQCRIHDASHFFSPLASGSGAPMALVVLPASMGYCARVAQGSSETLAERVFDVCLKEQRPILVCPRESPLSQVHLRNLLELSTMGVQIVPFMPEFYSHQRGSMDKQIDRFVSRLAGMLQVNAHYSRWMDGSEAP, from the coding sequence ATGAACTGCAATATCGCCGTAGTGGTTACTGGAGCCACTGGCAGTAACTTGGCCATCAAATTCCTGCAACTCCTACAAGAACAGGAAATATCCTCCGATGTCGTCTTTAGCCATCAGGGCATGGCAAACCTTGCACTGGAGTATGGGTATAGCGTTGCGGAAATTCCACAGATGGATACACAAGAGCTCAGCCAAGTGGTAAGGCAGCATGTTCCATCCCAGTGTCGCATACATGACGCTAGCCACTTTTTCTCTCCACTAGCGAGTGGCTCAGGTGCTCCCATGGCACTGGTGGTGCTGCCTGCCAGCATGGGTTACTGCGCTCGAGTAGCTCAGGGTTCTTCTGAGACATTGGCAGAGCGAGTCTTCGACGTCTGCCTCAAAGAGCAGCGCCCTATTTTGGTATGCCCCCGGGAGAGTCCCCTCAGTCAGGTTCACCTGCGCAACTTGTTGGAGTTGAGCACGATGGGAGTGCAAATCGTCCCTTTTATGCCTGAATTCTATTCTCATCAGCGTGGATCTATGGATAAGCAAATTGATCGATTCGTCAGCCGCCTGGCGGGAATGCTACAGGTGAACGCTCACTATTCCCGCTGGATGGATGGGTCGGAAGCCCCCTGA
- the gshA gene encoding glutamate--cysteine ligase: protein MWTENDRWDFNRNLQIFSQSSYASLLSAGFHGVEREALRVNADGSLNLEPHPQAIGDKFTHPAITTDFSESQLELITPPFPTIEGCYQYLAQLHHFVASNIGDQLLWPASMPCRLPSEEQIPIAFFGETPEAKTKEIYRRGLALRYGKAIQMVCGIHYNFSFDPKLWDMLHQHFGDEVPRQEFINDGYCALVRNFLRLRWLFVYLYGASPVVDRSYDIKALNQFHTLGPDTLGFPWATSLRMSQFGYSNEEQRNFRICFNRLESYIGDLRRAMEMPDPRYEALGLYRHAEQIQLNANVLQLENEYYAPVRFKQAPLAGETSLDALERAGVGYIEIRASDLNPESPYGLDISRLHFLHVLLTYCLLRHSDYCSRRERDEEINANERRIALEGRMSDAEISFCGKRTAMPAIARNFLQDMMKVAGIMDRGGGTKCYQMCIQQALAKLDNPNATPSARMVAGLQDTGGSFIDIMKKQAQAHHHHYRHYQGASDPSIQRE, encoded by the coding sequence ATGTGGACGGAAAATGACCGCTGGGATTTTAACCGTAACCTCCAGATTTTTTCCCAGTCATCGTACGCTTCACTCCTCAGCGCCGGGTTTCACGGTGTAGAGCGTGAGGCCCTGCGAGTCAATGCCGATGGGTCTCTGAATCTGGAGCCCCATCCACAGGCAATAGGTGACAAGTTTACCCATCCTGCTATTACCACCGACTTTTCAGAAAGTCAGCTTGAGCTTATTACTCCGCCTTTTCCCACTATTGAAGGCTGTTATCAGTATCTGGCTCAGCTGCACCACTTTGTAGCCAGTAACATCGGCGATCAGCTTTTGTGGCCTGCCAGCATGCCGTGTCGCTTGCCCAGCGAAGAGCAGATTCCTATTGCCTTCTTTGGTGAAACTCCGGAGGCTAAAACCAAGGAGATTTATCGCCGGGGTTTGGCTTTGCGTTACGGTAAGGCCATTCAAATGGTATGTGGCATCCATTACAATTTTTCATTTGATCCGAAATTGTGGGATATGCTTCACCAGCATTTTGGGGACGAGGTTCCCCGGCAGGAGTTTATCAACGACGGCTACTGTGCGCTCGTGCGGAACTTTCTCCGTTTGCGCTGGCTTTTTGTTTACCTGTATGGCGCTTCGCCAGTTGTAGATCGCAGCTATGATATCAAGGCACTCAACCAGTTCCACACCCTGGGGCCTGACACTCTGGGTTTTCCCTGGGCGACTTCTTTACGTATGAGTCAGTTCGGCTATTCAAATGAAGAGCAGCGTAACTTTCGCATATGTTTCAATCGACTGGAAAGTTATATTGGTGATTTGCGACGGGCCATGGAAATGCCTGATCCCCGTTATGAAGCCTTGGGACTTTATCGCCATGCAGAACAAATCCAGCTGAATGCCAATGTGCTGCAGCTGGAAAATGAGTACTATGCCCCGGTTCGCTTTAAGCAGGCTCCCCTGGCGGGGGAAACTTCCCTTGATGCTCTGGAGCGCGCCGGAGTGGGGTATATTGAAATTCGAGCGTCAGATCTCAATCCCGAAAGCCCCTACGGCTTGGATATTTCCCGGCTACATTTTCTGCATGTTTTACTGACGTACTGCCTGTTGCGCCACAGTGACTACTGCTCGCGTCGGGAGCGTGACGAGGAGATAAATGCCAATGAGCGGCGTATTGCCCTCGAAGGTCGCATGAGTGATGCAGAAATTTCTTTTTGCGGCAAACGCACTGCTATGCCAGCTATTGCCCGCAATTTTTTGCAGGATATGATGAAGGTGGCTGGTATTATGGATCGTGGTGGTGGGACAAAATGTTATCAGATGTGCATTCAGCAGGCCTTGGCGAAGCTGGATAATCCGAATGCGACGCCATCGGCACGCATGGTAGCGGGGCTGCAGGATACAGGAGGCTCATTTATAGACATTATGAAGAAGCAGGCCCAGGCGCATCACCACCATTATCGGCATTATCAGGGGGCTTCCGACCCATCCATCCAGCGGGAATAG
- a CDS encoding methyl-accepting chemotaxis protein codes for MFDFMRTIKGRLFLFLVLAAMGTLILIGLSLNSLHSTLRENRESAVARHAEVAHGILTHFHQQQQEGLLSREQAQQRAVDAVKELRYAGEEYFWINDMHPRMIMHPVNPNLDGQDLRNFEDPEGNRLFVDFVNTVRDRDAGHVHYLWPKPGFSDPVEKTSYVIGFEPWDWVIGTGVYNDDIQRAFMLEIRRMAVFVFILMAVFFIPMMLLLRAIMNSATHITTVAHELSEGEGDLTKRLPVIGKDELSDVSSCFNLFIEKTQRTVINVRDSVEGVASASEELSSTSNQMSASMAQQSETVGQVASAIHQMSSTVGEVARNMGDVENNASMALEAATEGGDVVRRSSREMESIADQVSQATASAQALDEKSKRVEEVIQVINDIADQTNLLALNAAIEAARAGDAGRGFAVVADEVRKLAERSTHSTEEIIDIVKTIQSGVNHVTDAMNQVNNKVRQGSELSQEADGAFNKVLHGMENLQGLIAQNVAAIEQMAKTSEQITDDVQSISAASEQTAKASEEVAYASSDLARLSADVQQHLSAFKVDGEKNSNVKLIPRG; via the coding sequence ATGTTCGACTTTATGCGCACCATCAAGGGGCGACTCTTTTTGTTCCTGGTCTTGGCTGCCATGGGTACGCTTATTCTTATTGGCCTATCCCTCAATAGTCTCCACTCTACACTCCGTGAAAATCGTGAATCCGCCGTAGCAAGGCACGCCGAAGTGGCCCACGGCATACTCACCCACTTTCACCAGCAACAACAGGAAGGGCTGCTAAGCCGGGAACAGGCACAGCAACGGGCCGTTGACGCCGTCAAAGAGCTGCGCTATGCCGGCGAAGAATACTTTTGGATCAACGACATGCACCCCCGTATGATCATGCACCCTGTAAACCCCAACCTGGATGGCCAAGACCTGCGTAACTTTGAAGATCCCGAGGGCAACCGTCTCTTTGTGGATTTTGTCAATACAGTTCGTGACCGCGACGCCGGTCACGTCCACTACCTCTGGCCCAAACCAGGATTCAGCGATCCCGTAGAGAAGACTTCCTATGTCATTGGTTTTGAGCCTTGGGACTGGGTTATTGGGACCGGGGTCTACAACGACGATATCCAGCGCGCATTTATGCTGGAAATACGCCGCATGGCAGTCTTTGTGTTCATTCTTATGGCAGTATTTTTTATTCCTATGATGCTGCTGCTGCGCGCCATCATGAACTCAGCTACTCATATTACTACAGTAGCTCACGAACTTTCTGAAGGTGAAGGCGATCTGACCAAGCGCCTGCCCGTTATAGGTAAGGACGAACTTTCTGACGTCAGCAGCTGCTTTAATCTCTTCATTGAGAAAACCCAGAGAACCGTAATAAACGTACGCGACTCTGTGGAGGGTGTCGCTTCAGCCAGTGAAGAGCTGAGCAGCACTTCCAACCAAATGTCCGCCAGCATGGCGCAACAATCGGAAACTGTGGGCCAGGTGGCCTCGGCCATTCATCAGATGTCCAGCACCGTGGGAGAAGTTGCCCGCAACATGGGGGATGTGGAAAACAATGCTTCCATGGCCCTGGAAGCTGCCACCGAAGGTGGAGACGTGGTGCGTCGCTCTTCCCGGGAGATGGAGTCCATCGCCGATCAAGTTAGCCAGGCTACTGCCTCTGCTCAGGCTCTTGACGAAAAAAGTAAGCGAGTGGAAGAGGTTATACAGGTTATTAATGACATTGCTGATCAGACCAACCTGCTGGCCTTAAATGCTGCTATCGAAGCGGCTCGGGCAGGGGATGCCGGTCGTGGCTTCGCCGTGGTTGCTGATGAGGTGCGAAAACTGGCAGAGCGCAGCACCCACTCTACTGAAGAAATAATTGATATTGTCAAAACCATACAGAGTGGTGTAAACCATGTAACAGATGCCATGAACCAGGTGAACAACAAAGTTCGGCAGGGTTCCGAACTCTCCCAGGAGGCTGATGGAGCCTTCAACAAAGTTCTTCATGGTATGGAAAACCTGCAAGGTTTAATTGCACAGAACGTGGCTGCCATTGAGCAGATGGCCAAAACATCTGAGCAGATAACCGACGACGTCCAGTCCATCTCTGCTGCATCAGAGCAAACCGCCAAGGCCTCTGAAGAAGTAGCCTACGCATCCAGCGACCTGGCCAGACTCAGTGCAGATGTGCAGCAGCACTTGAGTGCATTCAAGGTCGATGGTGAAAAAAACAGCAACGTAAAACTAATTCCAAGGGGTTAA